A single genomic interval of Gossypium raimondii isolate GPD5lz chromosome 11, ASM2569854v1, whole genome shotgun sequence harbors:
- the LOC105803981 gene encoding uncharacterized protein At2g29880-like — protein sequence MSGFSKSNVSSQNSRGTKMKWVPKEDAVLVSCMVDLHNVGTFNVDTGFKAGYLNELGKMLEKALPNAMLKAKPNIESRIKVLKRDWSIVYDMLNGKNNSGFGWDEHKQLVVVEDAVWNSYLNSHKEAGQFRHRSFPCYDQLTAIYAKD from the exons atgtcaggtttttcaaaatcaaatgtttcttcccaaaattCTCGAGGAACAAAAATGAAATGGGTTCCAAAAGAAGATGCTGTGTTGGTTTCTTGTATGGTtgacttgcacaatgttggaacatttaatgtTGATACGGGATTCAAAGCTGGTTATTTAAACGAGTTGggaaaaatgttagaaaaagcTTTACccaatgcaatgttgaaggctaaACCTAATATTGAATCGAGGATTAAGGTACTAAAAAGGGATTGGTCAATCGTGtacgacatgcttaatggaaaaaacaatagcggttttggttgggatgaGCATAAGCAGCTCGTTGTTGTTGAAGATGCGGTGTGGAACTCATATTtaaat AGTCATAAAGAAGCCGGTCAATTCAGACATCGTAGTTTCCCTTGTTACGACCAACTTACTGCCATCTACGCAAAAGATTGA